attgaaagtgggagcaatcagctagagtagctccatgtagagcattgtagacatagaatatttgcaaaatacatacggctctgaatgtgacagacccgttgactaaactcctctcacgagcaaaacatgatcataccttagtactcttttgggtgttaatcacatagcaatgtgaactagattattgactctagtaaaccctttgggtgttgatcacatgacgatgtgaactatgggtgtttatcacatacagatgtgaatattgatgttgaatcacatgatgatgtgaactagattattgactctagtgcaagtgggagactgaaggaaatatgccctagaggcaataataaacttattatttatttccttatatcatgataaatgtttattattcatgctagaattgtattaaccgaaaacataatacatgtgtgaatacatagacaaacatagtgtcactagtatgcctctacttgactagctcgtttatcaaagatggttatgtttcctagccatggacaaatgagttgtcatttgattaacgggatcacatcattaggagaatgatgtgattgacttgacccattccgttagcttagcacttgatcatttagtatgttgctattgctttcttcacttatacatgttcctataactatgagattatgcaactcccgtttaccggaggaacactttgggtgctaccaaacgtcacaacgtaactgggtgattataaaggagtactacaggtgtctccaaaggtacatgttgggttggcgtatttcgagattaggttttgtcactccgattgtcggagaggtatctctgggccctctcggtaatgcacatcacttaagccttgcaagcattgcaactaatgagttagttgcgggttgatgtattacggaacgagtaaagagacttgccggtaacgagattgaactaggtattgagataccgacgatcgaatctcgggcaagtaacataccgatgacaaagggaacaacgtatgttgttatgcggtttgaccgataaagatcttcgcagaaaatctaggagccaatatgagcatccaggttccgctattggttattgaccgagaatagttctaggtcatgtctacattattctcgaacccgtagggtcgcacgcttaaggtttcgatgacagttatattatgagtttatgagttttgatgtaccgaaggagttcagagtcccggatgagatcggggacatgacgaggagtctcgaaatggtcgagatgtaaagatcgatatattggacgactatattcggacttcggaaaggttccgagtgattcgggtatttttcggagtaccggagagttacgggaatttgccggggagtatatgggccttattgggccatacgggaatagaggagagaggccaaaaggaaggaggcctgcgccccccctctggtccgaattggacaaggggggcagcccacttttccttctccctctcctcctctttccttctccaacaaggaaaggaggagtcctactcctcctctttccttctccaacaaggaaaggaggagtcctactcccggtgggagtaggactccccccttggtgcgcctcctccataggccggccgcctccccccttgctcctatatatatgggggcaggggggcaccccaaagagacaacaacaattgatctttgagatctattagccgtgtgcggtgcccccctccaccatagtcctcctcgataatattgtagcggtgcttaggcgaagccctgcgatggtagaacatcaagattgtcgccacgccgtcgtgctgacggaactctccctcgacactcggctggatcggagttcgagggacgtcatcgagctgaacgtgtgctagaactcggaggtgccatagttttggtgcttgatcggtcgggccgtgaagacgtacgactacatcaaccgcgttgtgctaacgcttccgctttcggtctacaagggtatgtagattacactctcccctctcgttgctatgcatcaccatgatcttgcgtgtgcgtaagaatttttttgaaattactacgttccccaacattcgggACCATCAACTTTGGGATGAGAACAATCGTATCGTTCCATCCTTCAAGGATAATACCTAAATTTAGAACTTGTGAAACCTCCTGGGTGATATCTTCCCCCAAATAAGTGTCAATATTTTCTGTAAAATATGGCATGTAGGCTATCCAGGCCCGGTGTCTTGAGATCTCCAATACTATAAATTACCCTTTTCACATCCTCCAGAACAAGCAACACTAATAAAATATCATTCATTTGAGAGGTGACTTTTTACTGAAATGATGTTCGTTATCTACTAGTAATTCTGGTGCATGCGCCGCTAGGCGACCCATGGTGAACAAGTGTCGCATCTAAGTGTGCACTATCTATTCGTCCATTACGGTAAACTCAACAAAGCCTAGAGGAGGCAATTCGAGCCAACCTCGCGGCACGTGGCCGAGATCACCAAAAGcttgctgtgtgaaattaattgtTGATGGGTTTTGCAATGAGATTGGAGGTTTATGCTCGTTAGGGCGTGTGCTTAGAGACGTTCGGGGCACCTTTATAGCAGGTCCTGTGAATTTACGCCCCCATGCAGTTAGTGTTATTTTTTAGAGGCATTATCCATCAAGCATGGGTGGTCATGAATCTTCGTAAACGTTGTTGGCTCTAATACTCCAATACAAACAAAGTTGGACATGGAGGTGATTGACGCATGTTCTAAATGCGATCAAAGGTGCGATGAAGTTGTTGTTGTCTATGTCGTGTGCATGGAGACGCTTGATATCATCAGGAAGGTCTAGTTTAGGCATTGCCTAACGGAGAGAAATTTTATGGCTTATGAAATAGATAACTCATGCTATCTTAATAAAGTTGCATGTAATTGAGTCGATGAAACTTTTGCGTTCTCTTGAAATCTCTCATAGATGATGTAATTGTTATTTGCAGCTAAAATAGGGCTAGTCATGATCGTGGGACCTACTCTCCGGCGCCCTCTGCGCCCGTTATCGTTACTGGCGCCCACACACCACGCGTAGCGGGATGGCCCAACAAACGTGACGAGGAGAAAAAAGTTTATCTGCTTGTACTGCTGAAAATGACACAAAATTCTTTGTGGAAGAAACAGGATTCGATCTCTCTGGCAACATGTGTAGACGGCTCTactaagggggtgtttggttcagaagtcctaggactttttctagtcccagggactaatcaaaaaagactctTCAGTAGAGTCTTTTTTTAGTCCTTATaaaaaaagtccctcccgtttggttcctagggactttttctagtctctgggactaaaaagtctctgaaccaaacaccccctaaaaTGCCACATAATTCTTTTTCGGAGAAGCAGGATTCGATATCTGTCCGCCAACGTCCGTAGCTGGGACAATAAACTATGCTAACTGATTTTGCTGCCCATTAAGGAAAAATAGTAATTGACCCTTTTTTAGTACAACATTAACATGTAGAATATATACCCAGTCTATTATGCGTATTATTCTACGATAAAAACAAAAAAGAATACACAATACAAGAAACGAACTTGAAGAAAGTTCATATATTTGAAAATGTTCATAcaaattgagaaaattccatcatttgaaaaagttcatggattttcaaaAGATTTTGCGAATTCGAAAAAAgatcatcgattttcaaaaaataGTCCATGGATTTGACAATTTCATTGATTTTAAAAAATAATAAGTTCACTAATATGAAAAAAAAGTACACAATTTTTAAGAAAAAGTTTGCACGAATTTTTAAAAGCTAATTGAATTCGAAAAGTTCACGTAAGTTTGAGGAAAAACTTCACATATCTGAAAAAAAAGTCTATTTTtaaaaaagagttcatcaattGAGAAAAAGAGCTCATCGATTATGGAAAAAAATTCATCGAATATAAAAAAAacattaatttcaaaaaaaacgTTCTCAAACTTGAAAAATGTTAATCGAATTTAGGAAAAAGTCCATCGAATTTTCGAAAATGTTCATCGATATTGAAAAAAGATCCTGCATTTTGAAATACAGAAAAaagtgaagaaaaggaaaagaataaacaaaagaaaagaaaaaagaaacaaaaccagCCCAAGAAAAAACCGTAtcgaaaaaagaaaggaaaaaagacgGACGAGAGGCTTCCCACGAACTGAAGAAAGACtaaaagaaaaaacagaagaaaGCAATCATAAGCATTTAGAGGTTGTAGTGGTTATTCGGTTGTTTGTGAAAGAAGAGATCTCGAGTTTGATTTCGTCGCCTACTTCATTTTTTAATTTTAAAAATACAAGAAAAAAGGTACATGGCTGGCCCATGCATCATTGATGGaggtgggtgggggtggggggcgcccgtTTTGCACGGATGGCTTTAACCGGCGCAACATGCACCGAATAGGATTTGTTCATGACTGTCTTCACTAAAATGATGGAACCGCCCGCTTTCAAATGAAAAAGGTAGAAAAACCAAAGGCCCAATTGGAGTGTGCGGGTAAAAGGTCTCGCATTAAGGAGCATCGGCCCAGTTGCTAGTTTTGGGCCGACCCAACTTGCTAGTTAGTTTATTTTTTCTTTTATATTTCTTCGTTCATTCTTTTTTTTACTTCTATTCATATTATAAAAACCTCTAAATACATATACATGAAAACAAATTGACTTCAAAATCAATGTAAACCATAAATTTGAAACATGTTAACGCGGTGTAAAACCATCTTAGCATCATTTAAAAAAGATAGCTTCCAAAGAAAAAGTTTTTGACATTTAGAAAATGTTAACACATTTGAAATAATGTATGTACCACTCTAGAAAAAATTATACATTGAAAAAAGTTTTCAtgtaattcaataaaatgtttcatACCATTCGAAAGATGTATGTTACTTTTAATAGAATGTTCACGCGTTTCAAAAATGTGTTGGTGATATTTAAAAAGAATATGTTTACAATGTAAAAACATGTTTCGTAGCATTTTCAAAATGTTTCAACGTGTGTTTGAGGGATTGTTTAAcacatatttgaaaaaatgttcaaagcaagtgtttgtaaaatgttaatcatgtagttGAAAAATGTTAAACGTATATACTCCTTTTAATATGTGTactaaaaatatacaatgtgtatgaaaaaggtaaacatcaaaacatatatttgaaaaatatttgtcatgtatttggaaaatgtttaaCCTATATAAAAATTGTTCCGTTATGCAAAAAAaatgtataacatatatatataaattAGACATGTATTGAAAAAAGAAAAGGAACTGAAGAAAGACACAAaggaaaatgaagaaaaaaatgaaaaggaaaaaaaaagaaaacactgaAGAAAACCAATGTAAATGAGTGAAAAAACCGATAAAGAGACCATAGAAAAGAGAAACATGTGCGCAGCTATGTTATTAGGCCGGCCCAATGACCCCGTGTCGTTGTCGAGACGTATTAGTAATCAGTACAGCCTTGCCTACGTAAAAGAAATCAACACTTTTATTAGAAACAAAAAAAATCAATACGCGTGATACATAGCTCTCATGAGATTGGAACTGATTAAGACATATTATAAAAAAAACTAAAACTCGACCGGGGGGAGACAAATCCCGAAGGCATAATATTGTAAGGTTGAGAAAAGGTCACAAACGTCTCATGCACAACACAAGTATAGAGAATGAGCCTTATTTTTGTAagaaccaggatttgaaccctggttggTAGCCCCACTCGAGAAGGTCTTTACCATTAGAACTGATTAAGACATATTATCTAGTGGGCTTTGATTTGAAGTCATAGTATAAACGAGAAGGTGTTTGGAGCCCTCCAAAACTAAGAATGAGAGAAAGGGTATGGTCTTGAGACGCTGCTAATTTGCACCCAGGCTCAAATGTGTGTGGACATGAACAGTAAAATctcaaaaaatagaaagaaaaaatctCAAAAATGATTTCTTTTCCGTGTAAGAATTAAGATGCTTATGTGTATGATGTCTGTATTTTTTTGGTGAAGTTTGGACATTTGTGAAGCTCATGGAAAAATGATAAATTTCGGATTTTTAgaaacatttcaaaaaaaaaaacttcttGAATGTTATAATACATgtgcaatgtactccctccgtccgaaaatacttgtcatcaaaatgaataaaaggggatgtatctagatgtattttagttctagatacatccctttttgtccattttgatgacaagtattttcggacggagggagtattctgtTTGGATTGGTATTTTTATTTGTGCAACAAGTCCTATGGTACTATCtcatttgtgccaaattttgaccataaatttaactaacaaaatgttcatgcatgttataaaaaattatatcactgaaaactatgttcaatTATGAATCCAAAGATTTAATTTTTGTTGAGATTCACTAAGATTTCATAAGTTATATCTTTGATCAAAATTAAGCACAAATTATAAAAAGGGATGATAAACAAGGATGGACATAGTAGTAGTAGAGAAAATAAATACTTCCTCAtttcctaaatatttgtcattttagagattttaaatggactaccacatacagatatatatagacatattttagagtgtagatttacttattttgttttgtatgtaatcatttgttaaaatatttaaaaagacaaatatttaaaaacgaagggagtatattTCATGGTCCACTTCAAGCCTTCAAGACAGACATTGGGAGCAGGTTTCCCCCTCCTATGCCGGTCAACCCTTTGATTGCTCAGCGCAGGCAGAGCCACTCGATCTCAATCACACACGAGTACTACGAATGATCGCAAGTAATCAAGAGGAACTTTGCTATCTCACAGGCTCGCTTCTAGGAGTAGTTTCTTATTCTTCCGCTGTCCTCTCGATTTATTTTTTAAGTTTCTGCCGCTTGAGACTGAAATCGAATTTAAGAAAATCGCCGGTGCTGGGAGCAGGATGATAAAATAAGAAAGCCGCGGGGCACTTCCGTGGTTcgtctcctctcctccaccaaaccTTATCTCGCTGCCTGCACCGACGACTTGGAGCGCCCGAGCTCCGTGATCCAAGCACCCCGAAGCGCAGCCCCTCGATGGCCGCCGACGAGGCCCCAACCACGGAGGCGGCGTGCCAGGACCTGGTCGAGATCCTTGACGAGGGATCGGGCCGCCTGGACATGGGCCGGTACGTGGACCACGTCCGCGACCTCTCGGCGGGCGCCATCGCCACCTTCGAGGGCACCACGCGGGACCACTTCGACGGGAGGCGCGTGGTGGAGCTCCGCTACGAGGCGTACGGGGCCATGGCGCGGCGCCGGCTCGAGGCCATCCTCCGCGAGGCCCGCGCCGCGCACGCGCTGTGCCGGCTGGCCGTGGCGCACCGCCTCGGGACGGtccccgccggcgaggccagcgtgTTCGTGGCCGCCTCGGCCGTGCACCGCGCGGACGCCATGGAGGCGTGCCACTACGTGATCGACGAGATCAAGGCCTCCGTGCCCATCTGGAAGAAGGAGGTGTACGACGACGGCGAGGTGTGGAAGGAGAACCGCGAGTTCCTCGACCGCACCGACGCCGAGAAGCAGGGCAAGCCGGCCgccggcggcggctgctgctgcgGCAGCAAGGTGAGGGTGAGctgatgagtggcagccgccggatCGCGATCACGTGAACATGGCTTTCTTTTTCCCCTTGTGTTACGAGAGATTTTAGAGGAAGAGAAAGGTGAAGTTCGAATACAATAATATCTTCACATCGTGTTACACTGCTGAATGCAAATCCTGTCAGAGAAACAATGTGTGAAGTTCGAATACATACTCACGTTGCAGCGAATTATGTGGTGTGGCAGCATGAAATTTACTACTCCTCATATACTCATTTTTTGTGTAGAGAAACTCACGCCATGCATCAGAACCGATATGCTGCTGCCTAAAAATCTTCTTGTGAATCAACATAAGATCAGAATTATGTGTCTCTTCCCGCAAAAAACGAATTATGTTGTCTCGGCTGAAGAACAGAAATCAGACAGCGGCTCATTTGATAGCACCCAGCCAAGATGTTAAATTTCAAACCAGAGCTAACAAACCAAGTGAATTACCTGAAGTATCAAGATGGTAACATCTCTTATATACACTCAAACATGGGCTTTACGACCTAGTAACACTTGTTACATTGTACATCGCTTTTTTTACAAAAGTAAACAGGATCATCAAACCAACATAAAGACTGATTCATGTCCAAAAAAAAACATAAAGACTGATGCCTCGTCACACTGACTGCAAATTAGGCGCCCGTCAGTCCCTCTCAGGTTGTGATCAAAGGAGACATTGGCAGACTCCTTGGCCAATTGATAGCAATCTTCGACTGCTACCATTGGACACCAAGAATGTCCCCGTCTCATCATTCGGATCACCTAAGCAATCTGAGCCGTCGACCAGCCTACTTGCGCCCCGTAGATAGGATTAGAGCAGATCAGGGGGATGTTGCCTCCTCTGAAGAACAGAAACCAGTGGGAATGTTCTACAGAGTAGCATTGCCTTAAGAGTTAAGATGAAAAAAAGAGAAGAGGATCTGCTGCTCCCCACATAAAACAGAGGTAGCTGCTAATTTAACAGTAGTGTCACCAAAAAAACCGAGACGTTCACTTTGTTTTTACACTCGAACATGGGCTTTACGAGCTACTAGCAGAGGCGAAAACAGGATTTCTCAAAGCCTAGGGCTAAACCTAACTGACTATCTAAAAAAAAAACTAACTGACTAAATATAAATCAAATACTCCCACGCACACCAATTTGTGTTAGAAGTATGCCACAAAATCACATTTTAAATGAAGTACAAATTCATTATTATCATGAGAGAAAATTCCTTAAAATAAATAGTTTAACAAATTGCATTGTTACGAACATGGTTTGGTACCTAATTAGTGAAGACTTGCTTAATCCGAGGCCATCATTTCTTCACCAGCAATAGTAGAACGACTTGGATCTGCAAACATAAAATTGCATATCTAAAATCAAGACACTTGACATAGACTAAGTCAATTGTTCGGATGaaatttacaaaaagaaaaaagaaaaaaagagagaacatACTATACCATTAACACGACGACCACGAGGTAGTAGCCCCTTGCGTTTCCTCACTTTTTGATAGCACTGTATAATCTTAATATCATCAACGCTTGCAAATACATCGCGCTCAATATAGCACAATAATGTAAGTTTAGCTAATATAAAGGAAATAGGAAAAGCAAAAAAAATCGAGAAAATGCAAAAGCTTTGCCTTTTTTTTTGCATTGAAAAGTGAGGAGTTCAGTTACAAACGTCCGAGGACGCGTGAATTACAGTGTGATTAGTGTACATCCCATGTTTGTGGCAGTACCAGCCGGAGGCCGGGTGCCCCAGCAGCCGCCCAAGAGGATGCCTCGTCCTTGATCCTGTCGAGAAGCGTGTTCATGGATGGTGTTGCGTTGTCGAAGACGCAGCTGTTCCTGTGTTTGCAAACCATCCAGGGCACGAGCAGTGCAGCGGATTTCAGGGCTTTATGAGGTCCCGGTGGCGTGTTTTCCCTGGCATGCTTCCACCAGTCCATGAGGGAGGGATCGCGGTTGGGGATCGGGGCTGGAATGTGCAGCCAGGCTAGTACCTCGTGCCATGCCTAGCGGGCAAAGGGGCATTCTTGTAGCAAGTGCATGAGCGTCTCCAGTTCTTGATCGCATAGGAGGCAGCGGGGTGATGTTGCAGTCCATGTCGAGCCAGCCTCTCGGCCGTCCAGCACCGGTCTTGGTTGGCCAGCCAATGAAAGAATTTCACTCTCGGTGGCGCCCAAGTCTTCCAGATGAGCTTCTAGGAGTAGCAAGTGGTCGATCCATGGAAGGTGGCCTCGTAGCAGGATTGTGCGGAGTAGGTGCCGCTCGCTTTCCATTTCCAAATCAGCTGGTCCGGGGCGGCGGAGAGCACCGTGCGTTGCGTGACCTGCCATAGTTGTAGATACTGCCAATCTCGTGCAAGCCCAGGTTGCCGTGAATGTCGTGTGCCCAGGAGTTGCCAATCAGCCCGTCTGCCACGGTTCTTGCCATGCGTTGTCGCTTGGGTATGCAATCGTAGAGATTAGGTAAGAGTTGTGGACGGATTGGCCATTGATCCAGCGGTCCTCCCAGAGCAGGGTGGTCCACCCAATCCCGATGGCCATGGTCGTGGATGCCCAAAATAACGCGCGCTCCATGGGTGAGAACTGGAGGTCGAGCCCTTGCCATGCTCGCTCGGGGTCCGTTTTGGCGAACCACAACCATCGCAGACGCAAAGCGAGGCCGGCGCGTTCAAGGTCACGCACGCCTAGCCACCCAAGCTCGATGGGGCGGCAAACGCGGCTCTAGTTGACGTGGCAGTGCCCTCCGTTGGCAGCGGCGCGCCCGGCCCAGAGGAATCCGTGTTGGATCTTCTTGAGCTACTTGATGGTCTTCTTGGGGGGTGCAAATGCGAGCAGTTGATGCACCGGGATAGCACACATGACCGATTTAACCAGTGTCAGGCGCCTAGTTTTGGTCATCAGCCAAGCCTTCCAGGAGGGAAGGCGCGCGGCGATCGCGTCGACCATGGGCTGCAGCTGGGCGGCAGTTGGATGGCGCGTGGACTGGGGGATGCCGAGGTAGGTGAGAGGGAGTGTCACCACTGGGCAGCCAAGGTGCGCGATCGTCTCCGTGGTCGTCTGGTCACCAGGAAAGACAGTGGCGGAGCTCTTGGTAAAGTTCACCCGAAGACCGGAGGCCCTGCTGAATAGGGAGAGGATCTCCCTAACCGCGACAACGTCGTCAGTCGTGGCATGGCAGAAGATCATGACATCGTCGGTGTATAGGGAGATCGCCGGGATGTTTCGACGCGGGTGCAGCGGATGCAggatggccaagctgtgggcgcgtCCCAGGAGCCGTCCAAGAGTGTCGACGGCGATCATGAATAGCTGTGGGGACATAGAGTCACCCTGCCGAAGCCCTTGTCGATGCCAGATGGGTGGTCCGGGCTTGGCGTTCATGAGAATGCGTGTGCTGGAAGATGACAGGAGGATGGTTGTCCATTCCATCAAGCGGTTCTTGAATCCGTATTGGCGCAAAACCTCGAAGAGGAATGGCCAAGATATGGAGTCGAAGGTGCATGCGACGTCGAGTTTGCGCATAACTCGCGGAGCTCCCAGTCGATGCAACATCTTGAGCGACTGCTTGACGAGGACAAAGTTGTCGTGCAGGCTTCGTCCCGGGATGAATGCATTCTGGTTGCGGCTGACAAGGTGGTCTAGCTTGGCGCTGAGGCGGATCGAGAGCACTTCGGCAAATAGCTTGGCTACTATGTGGATGAGGCTGATCGGCCGATAGTCGCGCAGTTCGTGGGCGGCGGCGTGCTTGGGGAGCAGCGTCAGTAGCGCCTAGTTCAGCTTGTTGAACCCTCTTCCTCGCAGGTCGTAGAGCTGTTGGAACACGTCGAGGAAGTCCTGCTTGATGATGCTCCATCACGCGCGGGGGAACTCCGCCATAAATCCGTCCAGGCCTGGCGCTTTGTGCGCGGGAAGGCGCTTGACA
Above is a window of Triticum dicoccoides isolate Atlit2015 ecotype Zavitan chromosome 5B, WEW_v2.0, whole genome shotgun sequence DNA encoding:
- the LOC119309093 gene encoding molybdopterin synthase catalytic subunit-like; translated protein: MAADEAPTTEAACQDLVEILDEGSGRLDMGRYVDHVRDLSAGAIATFEGTTRDHFDGRRVVELRYEAYGAMARRRLEAILREARAAHALCRLAVAHRLGTVPAGEASVFVAASAVHRADAMEACHYVIDEIKASVPIWKKEVYDDGEVWKENREFLDRTDAEKQGKPAAGGGCCCGSKVRVS